The following nucleotide sequence is from Ornithodoros turicata isolate Travis chromosome 2, ASM3712646v1, whole genome shotgun sequence.
ATATCTCAGTGAACATCTGTCTATACTTTGCATGGTGAAATGATGTGTGAATGGTCAATGTGTTGGCTCGCGGGCAGGTGGCAATGCGTGGATATTGACGGCGTCGGATTGCGGGGTCAGCTGGCTGGCGGCGGGCACGGAGTCGATAACTGGCGAAGTAGTGGAATAGTAATAATTGATATCACAATTCACAATTATAAAAATAGTATCAAGTTTACATCTGTGTAGTCTGCATGGGGAAATGCGCGTAGGTCGGGCAGGAAGTCGGCGGCTATCCGGCGGCGACGAAAAGAATTGCGAtggtagcgcccctagcggcaAAGTACAGAAAACCTAAACCTACATCGTTATGATCGTATACTACTTGGAACAATATGATAATTTTATTTCAACCATGAATCTAGTAAGTCCAAATATTTTGACATAGATGGATCTAGGTCTCTCTATTATTCGCAGATGTGCACAAAGCAACAACTTAGCAGCATCCCATCATTAATGAGCTTTGGCTGTAAATATTTAGACATTTCATTGAAGACACAATGAGATAGTGAGCATATCCAGTGGAGTGTGATGCAAGACTGTAATTTGAGAAGTTCACTGTTACGCATTGACATCGACTTTTCCTGCGTGACGCTGTGTTGCGGAGTGACGACCAATTTGACAAAAGGCAGTTCCATTACTCACAGTAGCTTGCATATGTGCCGACAGCAGTATCTTAACATCGTAAGAGGTAGAAGCTGCGATGTTAAGATACTGCTAGATAATTCCCATCACCTCCACGTCCACACATGATAGTGTATAACATGATTTTCTTTCAAATAGAACAGTTGCACTTTTTTCGACTGCTCCAATTTTGCCGGTCAGTTAGTGAATACTACTTTAGTTGCATTGCATAGACAAAGGAAGGAAATCGTTGCTTAAATATCAATGAAAACTAACAATCTGGtatagatttacacgtaagccTCCAGTATTACATAGCGGATACAATAGTATCACTAAAATAATCACCAAATCAATACAAAATCACTAATCACTATTCATCATTGATCACTAATcactaaatttatttattttattttctcttatTCCTCTTGTATTTCATTCGTTTTGTTTGAAGTTGTTGTCAAATTTTGTTCTTCAAGTACTGTTATATGTGTACTGTTGCTGTatttgtacagctcccgtcaaagtgaataataacactggaaaaattGTGGTCTCATACCCGAGCGCGATTAGAGCAACTCTTTGGGCCATAAGGAAATCATAATTGAACAAAactattctgttagtttaacggaAGTATGTTGTTTACTCAACATTGGCCAGTTCCCCCGTGGGTGGCTGTTATTACCCTCGGAAATGCGACAGAATTTTTTTTCAGTTGTATTATTAACCTTGAGGGGAGCTGTATATGCCGTGTGCCTTCCGCCACTTCGGGGATTAATTCCCCTCATGTGGGGGCacataaatgaataaatattaATAACTAATAAATCAATAGTAATCACTAAAGCCTCGGATCTTGTTCTAAGTTATCTCTGTGTTTCCCAAATGATAATACGTATGCGTATTATTGTTCTCCTTTAGCACTGCGTACTACTGTACGGCGCGACGTCCTTCCGGTGCGGAAGAATACTTGAAAAAATAGAAACGACCTTTACTGTAAACATACGAAGGGAAAGAGGAATACTGGTATATATAATGCGCGAGATGATCGAAACTTGCTCATCGGTAAATCCGTTCAGTTAATGCAGTATCTGACGGCATGTTTCCGTTGTCAACATCATCGCTGATCAGCAACCCATCGCAACTCTGCTTCTATATTGAAGTAACATGATATTGTGCTCGTTGTTCCGGATGCATGTCATTGTTATACCGTCTGACATTGTATTACATGCTGTTGCCACCGATCATTCTGCAATGAAAGCTCCTCTTAGGCCGTGTTTTTCACGGAGCCAAAATGGACCAATTGGAACACACGGGGCTCGATTGCTGTTaggttctatttttgaagcaagCGGGCGACATAAACGTTATTGTGAAATGGGCTTTAGTGTGAAACGGAAAACGTTAGGGTGTAATTGTTCTTCCTGTCATATGCTGGTTGCGTGAAATTGCATATTCCGGGTGACCCTCCTGTTAGAAAACGAGTAAagaaatagacctctaccgaagaaacgtcaccgtgacgttatcatgacgttggcagacataacgaaaccgaaacggagaaCACCGCCGTTTCATAAAGCCGTATCCCTTCATGAAGGTCAAGGGTCGCTTCTATGTATTAATGGTACACACAAAcgaggtcacgtttttagtcaCTTTGGTGTCTTCATTCGTGTTCCCAGTTCActgcggaaagaaaagaaggcggCGCTCCACCCAAATGTTGGTTGCATCGTCTCGAAAGTCAGTGTCGTAATCCTGTGCAGAAtgttcgcgcttgctttgtatagagcagacttgtgcccgttacttaaagaaagtaattgattaccattacaaGTTACTCGACTCAAAATCTAACtgagtaacgagtataaaagtaacgcgttactcgggccgttactttcaattcatgcaaaaattcccgcccctgtgtgcttcgaaaaaaagaaaaacctaaACTCCCAAGTGATTGAGACAGCTGAAATAACGCGAAAGACCCACGCGCGAGAAGTAGCAATAATATTTTTTTCGCTTACTACagtagaacagcccaacaaagACACACAGGACAGAAGCTtatgtcctgaggcaacttccttcctacatctctaccgctTCGCttgatttctacccatctatgtttAAACGTGACTTTCTTGTGAcattagatgggtagaaatccagcgaaccggtagaatgtaggaagggagttgcctcaggacagaagccgccgatatttcgaacagagactgttcttcttctgggcaccgtcctcatcattggcatggtatttaaagggttaggtgtgacgtgtttaaaggttcatgcgaattgtgggtcaacagcagggagggaagaaaggttccgtacgggcttctacggccggagtgaatggctgctttgttagagtgtggaggggattatgtgaacgttgtgatctaggctacagacctgttacagaagaatggaaggttcacgaacacgtggacgaaacgggacaacaggcaagaattggcaagcatagcgaaagattccccacgtaaccactaacctccttatctttcgctatgcttgccaattcttgcttgttgtcccgtttcgtccacgtgttcgtgaaccttccattcttctgtaacaggtctgtagcctagatcacaacgttcacataatcccctccacactctaacaaagcagccattcactccggccgtagaagcccgtacgggacctttcttccctccgggctgttgacccacaattcgcatgaacctttaaacaggtcacacctaaccctttaaatgccatgccaatgatgaggacggtgcccagaagaagaacagtctctgttcgaaatatcggcggcttctgtcctgaggcaactcccttcctcctttcttgtgacattgattttttgctatagtagttccagtctaccaagttgcggcgctgttgtaccatctgacgtcatttatttgtgAACAGCGAGAGGTCTATTGCGGGGCAGAACAAATTCCAGCGTCGACGGGGTACGTCAGGGAATGCGTGACAAACAGAGAGGAAGACTTGGTAAGAAAGGGAAGATTCCTTTGTTCTCTTTGCTTTTAATGGGTGTACGTGCATGGTGTCCGAGCTGACTGAGGCCAGGATTCTCTGAAGATAGGGAAAGGCTTGaatcatgaaagaactgatgttctgaggctggatcTTCCATAGGGaaaggccttttttttttcaatttcaataATTGGCGATATATTCTTTGTTAGGTGGGCCACCTTATGGCCGCACTGTAGCAACCTCCTGGAGCGTTGCCTCCGTTCATTTTCAGCAATGAACCTTTCAATTAGGACAGATAGAAGTCCGGCCCAATGACAACACCTGTTCCCTTTGGTACGCTAATGAAAATTGATTTAATTGCCGCTTTCGGAAAATAAGATCAAGCCAGTATGgacctgcaaaaaaaaaaaaaacagcagatTTTGAAGGCCGTTTTTGTCACACCCCCAGGCACGCGCTTTTCCCTTACCCACAAATTCGCGGAAGATCAAGAGTTAATGCGGAGGGGAAGTCACAAAAATGGCCTGCCCATCGGCCGTTTTAGTAACGTTCATAAAAGCATCACGCATAGAGAATGCAAAATGACTCTTTAATGAGCAATGACTCTTTAATGACTCTATTAGAAAACCTTGATGTATTGCGTGTATTCGCCCAAATACCACATGACCCCGAAGCTTATGTAAAAATACATGACAGGTATGctctctaaaaaaaaagacatggaTTTATGAGTGTGAATTGTCAAAGCGTGAGCAACAACATCTCCAACATCTGCGTTATCTTGTCATCTTCTGTGGTGTGATTTTGCGCATGCCTGGTGATTCCCAAAAACCAAAATGCGTATGAAGTGATTTTATGTCTTTCCGAAATTACTTCGGATTTGTGCGACGAGAACTCAACAGCTGAATCAATAGGGAGGATAAATATAAAATTTACGTAAATTGGCAAAGATGAAAATTGAACACAGATCAAACGCTGGCATCAACATTGAGTAGCTGAATGGAAACTGCGAAGAGGACGGACATGGGCGAGAGGCCGGGCGGCGGGTCTCCAAAGCAGTAGCAATCGCAGAGTAAGAATTGACTTGTGCCGTGCTCTTCCGCTCGCCACACTCCGGCCGCTTTCTACCTTTCTACACAAGGCAAACAAAGCAAAGAGCACTGGCTTAAACAGCGGTACACCTATGAATGTGCAACCAGAAGCAAGACACATCTGTATTGCGCTGTGCAGTAGTGAACACTAATAAGATGAAGCAGGAAACCATTAtagaaattacagtaatgatcGAGCTGCTGTAAAAACACTGTCTCTCTTCCGATCACATGATGAACTGATATCCCTTGGTTTGCTTTATGCCCAGTTCTTGCACGATCTACATTTACTCCAGAGGCACGCGGTCACTTCACCTGAGTCCAGTTTCACACATACATGCATATATGTACAGGCATGTTCAGCACGAAGCCTCACACGGTTTCTACAGAAGACATCCCAACTTGTCCGTTGAGGACTTCTGCGTAGATAGCGTTGGAGAAAACACCTGTCGGTCGCCTACCAGGTAAGGCGTCCAAAGTAACGTTCATAGGCGGCGCAGCTCCTTCCGCGCACGTTTTGCCGAACAACTCCTCGATCTCTTCTAAAGTTTTCCCCTTCGTTTCAGGgacaaagaacagaaaaaggacGAACCCTAAACCTAGAATAGCGGAGTAAAACCAGTAGATGCCTTCACTTCCAAAGAAGTGCAGGAAATCTTGAAATTCTTTTACAACGACGAATCCGGTCGCGAAGTTGAATGCTGTGCAAAAACCGGTAGCAAATCCTTTCACACGTTGCGGGAGAACTTCTCCCAGCAACACCCACGGAAGACCTCCGAGGCCCAGTGAGTAACCGAAGAAATACACACTAACGGCTAACACAGGCGCCCATCCGAAGGTGCTTACAAACGCTTCGCCTTGTACTTTCTTGAAGTAGAAACAGAGCCCAAGAGCAAGGAGGCTCAAGCTTGAGATGGTAACTGAAGCCAGGAACAAGATCTTCCTTCCCAGTCGATCTGTGAGGAAGGTTGATAGCATGACAGTAAAGACTTGTACCAGCCCCACGGTGATGGCGCAGTCGGAAGACGACATCGTAGACCCAGATGCCTCGAATATATCATGGGCAAAGTACAATAAGATGGCCACTCCGGAAAACTGTTGCAGGAACATCGCAAGGAGAGTGCAGAGAAATGGTTTGTAGATGTACGGTAGCTTCAACTCGGAGAAGGTGAACTGTTCGCCAGTACTTATTTTGGCTTGAAGCTTGCACATGTCGTCAGTAATGTTGGGACCAACGTAGAAGTGCAGTGACTCGACGGCTTCcgacttcctttctttttccagAAGCCAGGTTGGTGATTCTTTGATGAAATACAAGCAGGGTATCAAAAGTGCGACGGGGATCATTGAAACACCTGCCAAAGCGACATAGCCCAGCCACTTTCCCAGCACAAAGACGACCAAGATTCCCGCGTGCAGGACGGCAACGCTAGCGCTGTTGAGTTGCCCACGAATGTCCGGAGGACTTATCTCGGAGATGAACACGGGTAGCGTAAGGGCGATGATTCCCACAGCGAAGCCCGACAGACACCGGCCCACAAAGAGAAGCATGACTGCATGGCCTCCAAGCATAACACATGTCCAGCCGAATACGAAGCACAGCATCGACATCATGATGGTTCTCTTGCGCCCGACCCGGTTTATCATGTAACCTGCATGCGAAAGGTACTCCAGTTACGTTTCTTGTCAAGTTTCTAGTACGTAATCACATAGTAAGTTCTCAGAATACGACACGAGAATCACGAAGTAATCTTGTTCTTAATGTCATTCGCTTTTATGGTGCGTATCCTTATTTATACCTAGCACTACATCAACGTTCAATTATTCTTGACAAAGTCTTCAGGCGACATCGGTTGGATTTATGCGTTAAGTTGCCAACGGACGAGCAACACCAGCGGTGACACACAAATAACTCATTGCGAAACATAAAAGTTCGAGGCATTGGGCACTCGAGAGTACGTCAGCTAGTTAACTAGACACATTAATTAGGGGAGCATTCTACGGGGAACCCCGCAAGGAAAGAATTCTCATCAGCGTGTCCGTCGTCCTGGGGCTAATACTCCGCGGCGCAGGGTTTGCGGAGGGCCCGCGCTTACGCGTTACTGTTACGTCTGACGGCGCCTGTACCTGCGTGATCAATACACTCAAGGACATGTGTCAAATATCTGAGCACAGAAAGCGGAAGTCAACTTTTGTCTGCTCTGACGTAGTTTGATTACTGGTGTGTAACTCATGACTCATCAATGTGAGCAACGTTGAGAAAGAAGGCAATGCATACCGGCAAATATGGCTCCAAGCACGCCTCCGATGTTCAGCACAGACCCAAACCAGTCACCGCTGTCTTTGCTAAATTCCATGTTCTTACGAATGTCAGGTAGAGCCGGTGCTGAATAAACAGCCGTAATGCCGAATGACAGTGAGCCCAGGTAAAGCATGCACACTGACTGGATGACACGCCTTCTAGCTGCAGCGTTCTTGGCTTGAAGTTCATGAAGGTGCGATGCTATCGTAGCTGGTTCTATAAAAATAGATAACAGAAAAAACGTAAGTGGAAGTTGGACACGGTTAATTCGCGCGTCCGATTAACAGTCTGGAGAACCGTTCGGTTAACCGCACGCGCGAATGAGCGCATTTCCGAGCTTTTATCTGAATATCTGTTTGCTGTATAAAACCACTAGGCATTGCGTGTTGTTTATTTTGTAGTTAATTCTGTGTCTTAGACCAGTTGTGCAACCGTTGCTCTCGGACTTAATAGACAGGCTATTCTTGAGCGGTGGAGATACAACCGGTTGCACGCCGTCAGCTGAACCCATACCTTTCTTACACAAAAACTGGTGTCGAAGACGATGTCGTTGTCGTTGCTGAAGCCCTTCTGACTCTGTGGCACCTTTACTTCAGCTCGACTTGAACGATGTGCAACTGGAATGGGCCCTTCCGCGTTCTTGAAACCCGTGCTTCCTGTTTTGACGTTTCTGAGTTGGCCAAACTTGATCGGTAGGTCTTGCCTAGTTTCCGGTGGTTTAGCTCTCAGTGGCTTTCTTTGGTTCAGGTGCCACAAACGACTTTCCTGAAGAAGGGCAATCCGGCAATCCCAAGCTCATGTGGATGCGGTGCTTTAAGTTCATGTGTCCTCACAGTGCTTGGCGTGTGTAGAATTTCCTCTTTAGCTCACAAGCAGTCCTCGGGGCACGGAAGGCTTGGCTGAGGACCACTGCTCATAGAGAAGCCTCCACTGAAGCGTTTGAGTTTCTCTTACTCAGTATACGAAAACATTCAAAATACCTTAGAGTTAACAAATTTTGTTCGTAGTAAGTGCCAATTTTGTTGTGCTACGTTTCTGTTGCCAAAGGTTTCCCTCCAGAAACAGAGATGTGTGCATTGCCTCTCGGTGAActcgagaaagaagaaagagaaagggcATAAGCGAGCGAATTGACGTCCTTCTTGTGGACATGGAAATTCCTTCAGACGAATACTTCTACAGTACTTATACGACATATTGATGTCATGGGTCCTGCGCCTCCTACGATTTTTTTATCTTATCTGCTAACATTTCTTTATCAAGAGCAACACTCCTGGTCAGGTGTGACGGGACTTAAGCCGCGTTCACAAGCACGCGATTTGCGAGAGCGACTGCGGCAGCGACAATTTTCGCATACCTCGGCTTCTCGTTGAACGATTTATGTGCGAGCGGAACCTGAAGCGATGTCGACAACCAAACCATACGGTTGCGAGAAACCTGTTGTTGCTACTGCCTGCGCGGAACAGAAAAAATTGTCGCTGTCGCCGTCGCTCCGCAACTTGCGTGCTTGGGAACGCGCCTTTACGCCGCTGCGAAAAAAGTGCCTCGGGGAGTAAGTGGTTCACGTGAAGGTGTGGGCAAGAGTCTTGGCTTGCGAACCCGAACGGAAGTCAGATAGAAGGTACGTGCATATCGCATGCGGATAGCAAATTATAAATCGCAACTGCGGATGATACGCTGTACCGATGTCAACACCTACGCTCCTTTGGTAACCTACAGCACAGGGTTTAAACATATGCCTTAGCAACGTTATAGACTTACAAGGGGACGCTGAAAAGTCCTCGGCCCGACAA
It contains:
- the LOC135385805 gene encoding facilitated trehalose transporter Tret1-like isoform X1, with the protein product MPSLYVPRYEDLIGEAPKCTCSGDALDCLCRCSLMYMSPELVEPDFCKEASETKIDVCKPLKEPATIASHLHELQAKNAAARRRVIQSVCMLYLGSLSFGITAVYSAPALPDIRKNMEFSKDSGDWFGSVLNIGGVLGAIFAGYMINRVGRKRTIMMSMLCFVFGWTCVMLGGHAVMLLFVGRCLSGFAVGIIALTLPVFISEISPPDIRGQLNSASVAVLHAGILVVFVLGKWLGYVALAGVSMIPVALLIPCLYFIKESPTWLLEKERKSEAVESLHFYVGPNITDDMCKLQAKISTGEQFTFSELKLPYIYKPFLCTLLAMFLQQFSGVAILLYFAHDIFEASGSTMSSSDCAITVGLVQVFTVMLSTFLTDRLGRKILFLASVTISSLSLLALGLCFYFKKVQGEAFVSTFGWAPVLAVSVYFFGYSLGLGGLPWVLLGEVLPQRVKGFATGFCTAFNFATGFVVVKEFQDFLHFFGSEGIYWFYSAILGLGFVLFLFFVPETKGKTLEEIEELFGKTCAEGAAPPMNVTLDALPGRRPTGVFSNAIYAEVLNGQVGMSSVETV
- the LOC135385805 gene encoding facilitated trehalose transporter Tret1-like isoform X3 yields the protein MLYLGSLSFGITAVYSAPALPDIRKNMEFSKDSGDWFGSVLNIGGVLGAIFAGYMINRVGRKRTIMMSMLCFVFGWTCVMLGGHAVMLLFVGRCLSGFAVGIIALTLPVFISEISPPDIRGQLNSASVAVLHAGILVVFVLGKWLGYVALAGVSMIPVALLIPCLYFIKESPTWLLEKERKSEAVESLHFYVGPNITDDMCKLQAKISTGEQFTFSELKLPYIYKPFLCTLLAMFLQQFSGVAILLYFAHDIFEASGSTMSSSDCAITVGLVQVFTVMLSTFLTDRLGRKILFLASVTISSLSLLALGLCFYFKKVQGEAFVSTFGWAPVLAVSVYFFGYSLGLGGLPWVLLGEVLPQRVKGFATGFCTAFNFATGFVVVKEFQDFLHFFGSEGIYWFYSAILGLGFVLFLFFVPETKGKTLEEIEELFGKTCAEGAAPPMNVTLDALPGRRPTGVFSNAIYAEVLNGQVGMSSVETV
- the LOC135385805 gene encoding facilitated trehalose transporter Tret1-like isoform X2; the encoded protein is MDRMEGARRRSSIAPERLHSVHIDEKPATIASHLHELQAKNAAARRRVIQSVCMLYLGSLSFGITAVYSAPALPDIRKNMEFSKDSGDWFGSVLNIGGVLGAIFAGYMINRVGRKRTIMMSMLCFVFGWTCVMLGGHAVMLLFVGRCLSGFAVGIIALTLPVFISEISPPDIRGQLNSASVAVLHAGILVVFVLGKWLGYVALAGVSMIPVALLIPCLYFIKESPTWLLEKERKSEAVESLHFYVGPNITDDMCKLQAKISTGEQFTFSELKLPYIYKPFLCTLLAMFLQQFSGVAILLYFAHDIFEASGSTMSSSDCAITVGLVQVFTVMLSTFLTDRLGRKILFLASVTISSLSLLALGLCFYFKKVQGEAFVSTFGWAPVLAVSVYFFGYSLGLGGLPWVLLGEVLPQRVKGFATGFCTAFNFATGFVVVKEFQDFLHFFGSEGIYWFYSAILGLGFVLFLFFVPETKGKTLEEIEELFGKTCAEGAAPPMNVTLDALPGRRPTGVFSNAIYAEVLNGQVGMSSVETV